DNA sequence from the Acidobacteriota bacterium genome:
CCGGCGGTGTCGGCGGCGCCAAGCTGGCGCTCGGGCTGTCGCGTGTCCTGCCCGGGGACGCGCTGACCGTCGTCTGCAACACCGCGGACGACTTCGACCACCTGGGGCTCCGGATCTGCCCGGATCTGGACACGGTGATCTACACGCTGGCCGGCATCTCGAACCGCGTCACCGGCTGGGGTCAGGCCCACGAGACCTGGTCCTTCCTGGAGGCGCTCTCCCACCTCGGCGGCGAGACCTGGTTCCGGCTCGGCGACCGCGATCTAGCGACCCATGTGGAGCGAACCCGACGCCTCCGCGCCGGCGAGACCCTGACCGGGGTGACGGCAGCCCTCTGCCGGGCGCTCGGTATCGCCGCCCGCGTGCTGCCCATGAGCGACGACCCGGTGCGCACGGTCGTGCTGACGGAGACCGGCGAACTCAGCTTCCAGCACTACTTCGTTCGCGATGCCTGCACCCCGACCGTCTCCGGCTTTCGCTTCGACGGGATCGACGCGGCCCGGCCGTCCCCCGCCTTTCTGGCGGCGCTGGAGGACGACGCGACCGCGACGATCCTCGTCTGTCCCTCGAACCCCTTCGTCAGCGTCGATCCCGTGCTGGCGCTAGACGGGGTCGAGGCGGCCCTGCGGCGGACGGGAGTTCCTGTCGTTGCGGTCTCCCCCATTGTCGGCGGCACGGCGATCAAGGGGCCCGCAGCCAAGATGATGGCGGAACTCGGGATGCCGGTCACCGCGGTCGGGGTCGCCCGGC
Encoded proteins:
- the cofD gene encoding 2-phospho-L-lactate transferase → MTEGSPRHCVALSGGVGGAKLALGLSRVLPGDALTVVCNTADDFDHLGLRICPDLDTVIYTLAGISNRVTGWGQAHETWSFLEALSHLGGETWFRLGDRDLATHVERTRRLRAGETLTGVTAALCRALGIAARVLPMSDDPVRTVVLTETGELSFQHYFVRDACTPTVSGFRFDGIDAARPSPAFLAALEDDATATILVCPSNPFVSVDPVLALDGVEAALRRTGVPVVAVSPIVGGTAIKGPAAKMMAELGMPVTAVGVARHYRERDLLDGFVIDDADAGQTTEIEDLGLPTLVTGTVMETLADRERLARETIDFARGLDHGRGDVAEAVSPERSA